Proteins from a single region of Gordonia hongkongensis:
- a CDS encoding integrase core domain-containing protein — MLHRPIERAQYRAIRYTERLAEAEAVTSVGSKGDSYDNAMAEAFNSLFKAECIRNPVMRPRGGWAGVGEVEIAVAEYVEWFNHRRLHGEIGHVPPVEYESAYWSTHTVTSYRENPVPANAGTN, encoded by the coding sequence GTGTTGCATCGACCGATTGAACGCGCCCAATACCGAGCCATCCGCTACACCGAACGACTGGCCGAAGCCGAAGCGGTGACATCTGTTGGCTCCAAAGGGGATTCATACGACAACGCGATGGCTGAGGCGTTCAACTCGCTGTTCAAAGCCGAATGCATCCGTAACCCCGTGATGCGCCCGCGAGGCGGCTGGGCAGGTGTGGGCGAGGTCGAGATCGCCGTCGCTGAGTACGTCGAATGGTTCAACCACCGCCGCCTGCACGGCGAGATCGGACACGTCCCACCCGTCGAGTACGAGAGCGCCTACTGGTCGACCCACACCGTCACCAGCTACCGTGAGAACCCGGTCCCCGCAAACGCTGGAACCAACTAA
- a CDS encoding IS30 family transposase: MEVFAVATADWSRRTSDVAVGVRRQWRADRALRPAMRSPGRPEPSRQVQREFWRVVATGVSTAQASIAVGVSVPVGTRWFRHAGGMRPLSLDEPSGRYLSFAEREEIALLRAQDRGVREIARWIGRSPATISRELRRNAATRSGKLEYRALVAQWKAQQAAKRPKTAKLVAHVELREYVQDRLAGVVRRPDGTIAAGPTPPPWKGLNKPHRANRRWSLAWSPEQISQRLKVDFPDDESMRISHEAIYQSLFIEGRGALKRELVACLRTGRALREPRARSRNKPQGHVTSDVVFSQRPAEAEDRAVPGHWEGDLIIGTGRSAIGTIVERRSRATLLVHLPRQQGWGEQPPVKNGPALGGYGAIAMNAGLTASIAALPQQLRKTLTWDRGKELSAHAQFAMDTGTQVFFADPHSPWQRPSNENTNGVLRQYFPKGTDLSRWSAEDLEAIAYTLNNRPRKVLGWKTPAEVFGEQLHSLQQPSVASTD; this comes from the coding sequence ATGGAGGTGTTTGCGGTGGCTACGGCGGACTGGAGTCGGAGGACCAGCGATGTGGCGGTAGGTGTTCGTCGGCAGTGGCGTGCTGATCGTGCACTTCGGCCGGCGATGCGATCGCCGGGGCGGCCGGAGCCGTCGCGGCAGGTGCAACGTGAGTTTTGGCGGGTGGTCGCGACGGGGGTGAGCACGGCACAGGCATCGATCGCTGTCGGTGTGTCGGTGCCGGTGGGTACACGCTGGTTCCGCCACGCTGGCGGCATGAGGCCGCTGAGTCTGGATGAGCCTTCGGGCCGCTATCTATCCTTCGCCGAACGGGAAGAGATCGCGCTGCTACGCGCCCAGGATCGTGGGGTGCGTGAGATCGCACGGTGGATCGGGCGGAGTCCGGCCACGATCTCGCGTGAGCTACGGCGCAACGCCGCAACCAGGAGCGGGAAGCTCGAGTATCGGGCGTTGGTGGCGCAGTGGAAAGCCCAGCAGGCCGCCAAGCGCCCGAAAACAGCGAAGCTCGTGGCCCACGTCGAGTTGCGGGAGTACGTACAGGACCGCCTGGCCGGCGTTGTCCGCCGTCCCGATGGCACGATCGCTGCGGGCCCCACGCCACCGCCATGGAAGGGGCTTAACAAACCGCACCGGGCCAACCGGCGGTGGTCGCTGGCGTGGAGTCCAGAGCAGATCTCCCAGCGTTTGAAGGTCGACTTCCCCGATGATGAATCCATGCGTATCAGTCACGAGGCGATCTACCAGTCCCTGTTCATCGAGGGCCGCGGCGCGCTCAAACGTGAGCTGGTCGCGTGCCTGCGCACCGGACGTGCACTGAGGGAGCCGCGGGCCCGCTCGCGCAACAAGCCGCAGGGTCACGTCACCTCCGATGTCGTGTTCAGTCAGCGCCCTGCCGAGGCCGAGGACCGTGCCGTCCCCGGGCACTGGGAGGGTGATCTGATTATCGGAACTGGGAGATCGGCGATCGGCACGATCGTTGAACGTCGTAGTCGTGCAACACTTCTGGTGCATCTGCCACGCCAGCAGGGCTGGGGTGAGCAGCCGCCTGTGAAGAACGGGCCCGCACTCGGTGGCTACGGTGCCATCGCGATGAATGCAGGACTGACAGCGTCGATCGCCGCGCTGCCGCAGCAGTTGCGCAAAACGTTGACGTGGGATCGCGGCAAGGAACTGTCCGCTCACGCCCAGTTCGCGATGGACACCGGAACGCAGGTGTTCTTCGCCGATCCGCACTCACCGTGGCAGCGACCATCCAACGAGAACACCAATGGTGTTCTGCGCCAATATTTTCCTAAGGGAACTGATCTGTCGCGGTGGTCAGCTGAGGACCTCGAGGCCATCGCCTACACCCTCAACAACCGTCCTAGAAAAGTCCTTGGATGGAAAACTCCCGCCGAAGTCTTTGGCGAACAACTACACTCGCTACAACAACCCAGTGTTGCATCGACCGATTGA
- a CDS encoding IS3 family transposase, which yields MEFVAAHRDEHGVDPICAALRDTSAQIAPSTVRAHLSPQKTEAPRVVRDRELLTQVRAVHADNLGVYGARKVHAQLRRQGHSAARCTVERLMKADGLQGIARLKTRKTTRSEGAETPRPADRVNRQFTAAAPNALWVADLTYIRTHSGWVYAAFVLDVFSRMVVGWQVSTTMHTDLALDALNMGLWARSRAGHDVAGLIHHSDRGVQGGFNWSSQHHDHGGVCGGYGGLESEDQRCGGRCSSAVAC from the coding sequence GTGGAGTTCGTCGCGGCTCACCGCGATGAACACGGAGTCGATCCGATCTGTGCGGCATTGCGCGATACGTCCGCCCAGATCGCTCCGTCCACGGTACGAGCCCACCTGAGCCCCCAGAAGACCGAGGCGCCTCGTGTGGTGCGTGACCGGGAGCTCCTTACCCAGGTCCGCGCGGTGCATGCCGACAACCTCGGCGTCTACGGTGCCCGCAAGGTGCATGCCCAATTGCGCAGACAGGGCCATAGTGCTGCCCGCTGCACCGTCGAGCGATTGATGAAAGCCGATGGGCTGCAAGGGATAGCGAGACTCAAGACACGCAAGACCACGCGCAGCGAGGGAGCTGAAACACCCCGGCCGGCTGACCGGGTCAACCGTCAGTTCACCGCGGCGGCACCGAACGCGTTGTGGGTGGCGGACCTGACCTACATCCGCACCCACTCGGGCTGGGTGTACGCGGCGTTCGTCCTGGACGTGTTCTCGCGGATGGTCGTCGGCTGGCAGGTCTCGACCACCATGCACACCGACCTCGCCCTCGACGCCCTGAACATGGGATTGTGGGCACGGTCGCGTGCCGGCCACGACGTGGCCGGGCTGATCCACCACTCCGACCGCGGAGTGCAAGGCGGATTCAACTGGTCGTCGCAACACCATGATCATGGAGGTGTTTGCGGTGGCTACGGCGGACTGGAGTCGGAGGACCAGCGATGTGGCGGTAGGTGTTCGTCGGCAGTGGCGTGCTGA
- a CDS encoding transposase, with amino-acid sequence MAAPRKYSEELKDRATRMACEARRDPDSSRGAIKRIADQLGVHPEALRNWVRQAEIDGGVRPGTTSEDADRIAALERENRELRRANTILKQASAFFAAEIDRPQR; translated from the coding sequence ATGGCAGCACCACGCAAGTACAGTGAGGAACTCAAGGACCGGGCCACCCGGATGGCATGTGAAGCGCGACGAGATCCCGATTCGTCGAGAGGTGCGATCAAGCGGATCGCCGATCAGCTCGGAGTCCATCCCGAGGCGTTGCGCAATTGGGTTCGTCAGGCCGAGATCGACGGCGGGGTCCGCCCGGGCACCACGAGTGAGGACGCTGACCGCATCGCGGCGTTGGAGCGGGAGAACCGTGAACTGCGGCGAGCGAACACGATCTTGAAGCAGGCTTCGGCTTTCTTTGCGGCGGAGATCGACCGCCCACAGCGCTGA